The Anabaena sp. PCC 7108 region GTTTGGAAGTTTTACCTACTGTTTTCCATATTGGTTGCATGACTAATGGAGATTGCATTTCAATATTATCACTTATTAAATTATCTAAACAATCTACAATTTGAGGAATAAAAGGCAATATATGACTTATACTATGCCAATCTTGAATCTGACTACATATAGGTTGTAGATAACTTAGTAATTTATCTCTTGAATTTTCAAATTCATGAGCAATACTCAAAGCAAGATAGACAATAGTATCGGGTCTGGTCACAATTTCACAGCCATATTGATTATCTGGTAAGCGATAAGTGGAATTGTCAGGTAATGCCGTTAATTTAATTTCTATACTTCGTAAACAAGCATTATCTTTATTCAGATCATGGGTCACTAAATCAACTCTTGGCAATTTACCAACTACTATTTTTCTATAAGGTACATAGTCGCTTTCAAAAGAAAAAAACAAATTAGGAGAAAGAGGACAAATACCCAATATTTGAGAAGTATCTATTTCTTGATGCTGAATTTTTAATTGCTTGTCTAAGGTTAAATAATTTAGTTTAAGTCCTTTTTCGTGCATATAACAAGCCAATGACACAGGAAAAGAATTATTAAATTGATTTTTACCCCAACTTTCTCTTTGAGAAAAGTCTCTATTAGAATGAATTAATCCAAATAAACCTACTTGTAAATTATCTGGTTGCATTAGATCAATTTTGATAATATGCTCACATAACAATTTCAGTATAAATTAATTTATTGATATTTAGCTGATTTCTCGATTTATAATCACTCATCATCAAAAAAGTACAGTAACTATTATCTATGCTCAATCAAACCTATACAACCGATGTCCTAGTTGTCGGAGGAGGAACCGGCGGAACTGCGGCGGCTATCCAAGCGGCACGAAGAGGCGCTAAAACCATTCTTGTGAGCGAATTTTCTTGGTTAGGCGGAATGCTAACCGCAGCGGGCGTATCTGTACCAGATGGTAACGAATTAGAAGCATTTCAAACAGGATTATGGGGTGCATTTATACAAGAATTACGCCAACGACAACCAGGAGGATTAGATAATAGTTGGGTGAGTTTTTTCAGTTATGAACCGCGTATAGGTGCGGAAATCTTTGCTGACTGGGTAAAGGAATTACCTAATCTACAATGGATATCAGACAAAGTCCCCTTAGAAGTGTTGCGTCAGGGAGACTGTATTACAGGTGTACGCTTTGCAGACTTCACTGTCAACGCCAAAATTATTCTTGATGGTACAGAATTAGGAGATTTATTAGCCTTAGGTGAAGTACCTTATCGTTGGGGTTGGGAACTAAAGTCACAATGGGGAGAACCTAGCGCACCAGAAAGTTGTAACTCGCTTACCGAAAAATATCCCATACAAGCGCCCACTTGGGTGGTTGTAATGCAAGATTTTGGGGAAAGTATCGCTCCAGAAACTGCCCCTGCTCCTAATTATGATCCATCCTTATTTATAGGGGCTTGGGACGACTATGGAGTAGAGAGATTTTTAAATTATGGTCGCTTGCCAAGAGGTCAGTTTATGATTAACTGGCCTATTTGTGGCAACGACTACGGCCAAAAAGCTAATCGGTTGATAAAGTCAGACTCAGATAGACGTGAGTTTGCCCAAGAATGTTTCTGGCATAGTCAAAACTTTGCCCATTTTATCCAAACTCAGCTTGGTCGGCGTTACGGTTTAGCAGAAGGTGTTTTTCCTAGTTTCTCTCCAGCTTTTGCGCTGCATCCTTACTATCGGGAAAGTCGCCGCTTAGAAGGACTATTTACTCTCTGTGAGCAGGATATTCTGCCATTAGCAGGGGGTAGAGTCGCAGCAAAATTTGATGATACGGTTGCTATTGGTAACTACGCCAACGACCACCATTATCCTGGTGATAAGTTCTCACTGCAACCTAAATCTATCCGCTGGGGGGGACGTTGGACTGGAACTCCCTTTACTATTCCCTATCGTTGTCTAATTCCAGTGACTACAGATGGTTTGCTGGTCTGTGAAAAGAATATTTCTGTGTCCCACATTGCTAATGGGGCAACCAGACTACAACCAGTTGTTATGAGTATAGGTCAAGCAGCGGGTATGGCAGCTGCTCTATGTTGTGAGTTAGAATGTCAACCCAGGGATTTGCCAGTTAGAACGCTGCAAGCAGCTTTATTAACTGATGAGCGATTGCCTTCGGCACTGCGCTCCGCGCAATCGCCTGCGGCAATTGTTCCCCTGTTTAACTTATCAACCAATCATCCAGACTGGCTAGACTGGCAAATTCATTATTTGGACAACCCAGAAGCATATCCCATTAGTGGTAATTGTCCTCGTTTATTGGTTAATCCGTATGATTACTTGAATCTTGATTGTTTCATAGGCATTTTTAATCGCCTAGAGCAACAACGCTACACATTTACTATCACCAACTCAACTGAATTTTCACCGAAAATTTGGCAGATTGTTACCTTGAAATCCCATATTGATGAGCAACTGCAAGCCCTTCCCCCTCAAGAAAAGCTCACTATCTGGGGACGAACAAACTCATCTGGTAACTGGCTACTCGTTGAATATATCGACGAAGTATCAAATTGATTTTTTTGCAGTCAAATACAATACTTTTTAACAAATTGTCCGGATGATCATACAAAAGTTAAGTATCAGTGAATTAGAGAGTTCTAAAATAGACATCTACTATGCGTGCTGCCATTTCACTTTTAGTATCGAGTCTGGTATTCGGCTCCTTAGCTTTTAACTGCGAAGCGGTACTCACTCGCCTTTCCTACCTGCTCATTGCTACTTCTGGTTCACAACAGCTACTCGCTGATAAGCCTAAAACTAGTCCTAACCAACCAGAAACGCCAGCACCTCATCGCGGTAGTGGGCGCAAAGAGTCAATGGGATATTCCAGAAATATCTATTCTGTTGTTTAACAACCGTAGCGTCAGTCCGCTTGTGGGAGAATTAGTTGCCAACAAGGGAATCAAATTACCGGATAACTGGATGTTCAACATCTCTTCCACGATTTGTCGAACAGAGACATAGACAGTTACAGCACTACACAGCTAATCAACCGTTTCAAATGTCATCTTCTTTGACAGAAATATAGACAGTTACAGCACTACACAACCGTTCCAGATTTCATCTTCTTTGACAGAGATATAGACAGTTACAGCACTACACAATTCAGCAACCGTTTAGTATTTTCTAAAAATATCTGGTAACTGCGGCTATCCTGGCGTGTATTAGTGAATCAGTGACTCATATATATGCTAGTCCAGCCTTCTTCAACCACTTCTACTTTGCACTAGGCGTATATAAGTTGGGAAGGCTCATGGCAATAGGGTGAGCAGGAAAAGCGGGTAAACAGGGGGAACAGGTGGAAAATCAGACTGTTCTTTCTGTAATTAACCCGTCTATGTTGGTGTGGTGGACTGCTAAGATTCATCAGCCTGAAGAAAATGAGTATTCATAGTTGACTTTAAGCTGGCTTATGAGCGATGAAATACCTGCTCACAAAGTGGGCTTGTATTTTCATATCCTACTTGCTCAACGCTCTAGATTATCTTATAGCAAGAGACAGGGCGATTAGGACACGAACTGATTATAAAACCTAGACACCAAAAGACTTTTCAGCCTCTTATCTGTCACTTGCTTGTTATCGTCAATCAATTTAAAAAATAAAGCGTTTTCACAGGGTCAACTTTAAAAATATCAAATAGGCTTAACCCGTCTCAACTCCTTTCCCTAATGGAGATGCTTGGTGTACAAGCAGCCTAACAGGGAAGGGATTTACAGACAGGTTTTAAGTTTAATTAACCTTTCGTGTTGCCGCACATCGTGGAAATAGCGATCGCTATTTTCATGCAATTATGAATTTATATTAAGAAAATCAATTCCGTAACATAAGCTACAGAATTTTTGCTATATTGGGAAGTGAAAGAATAGTTAACCATATATCTATAAAAAATACAGAGGAGTGTAGTTATGTCTATTCAAGAAAAATCCCGTGCGTTAATGGTACGTCAACATCAACAAGTTAAAAACCGTCAACAATCAATGTTGATGCGTGCCGCACAAGAACTTGGTCTTCCCGAAGAAATATCCCACTACTGGAACCCCATTCAAGGGAAGATAGATTCTACTACCCAAAGCCTTTATAGCAGCAGTCATGCTTCTATGAGCTAAGGTTGTGCATTTCGTGTGATTCCCAAATGACGAGGTTCAAAAAAGCCACCCCAGAGGGTGGCTTTAAAAGAGTTACTAAAAGTTACGGATTCTAAGCAATTAGCAATCGTAATACAAGAAGAATTCGTAAGGATGAGGACGCAACTGCATCTGCTTAACTTCGTTAGCCAGTTTGTAGTCAATCCAGTTTTGGATGAAGTCTTCGGAGAATACGCCTGTATCTGTCAAGAAAGCGTGATCGTTTTCGAGCGCTTCTAATGCCAATTCTAAAGAACCTGGAGTGGAAGGAATTTTCGCCAATTCTTCTGGAGAAAGTTCATAGATATTTTTATCTAAGGGTTCACCAGGATGGATTTTGTTCTTAATACCATCAATACCAGCACAAAGCATGGCAGCAAAGGCTAAATAGGGGTTAGAAGTGGCATCTGGACAACGGAACTCTAACCGCTTGGCTTTGGGGTTATCTCCAGACAGAGGAATCCGCACAGAAGCAGAACGATTACCTTGGGAATAAGCCAAGTTTACAGGTGCTTCATAGCCAGGTACTAGACGTTTGTAAGAGTTTGTAGTGGGGTTGGTGATTGCCAACAGTGCTGGTGCGTGCTTGAGGATACCACCGATGTAGTAGAGTCCCATTTCACTCATGCCAGCGTACTTGTCACCTGCAAACAGAGGTTGACCACCTTTCCAAATAGATTGGTGACAGTGCATACCGGAACCGTTATCGCCAAAAATTGGTTTTGGCATGAAGGTGACGGTTTTGCCGTATTTTCTGGCAACGTTCTTGATGACGTATTTGTAAGTCATCAACCAGTCAGCAGCTTCGATTAACTTACCAAATCTAAAACCAAGTTCGCACTGACCACCAGTTGCAACTTCGTGGTGTTGCTTTTCAATGGGTACACCACAGTCTTTCATAGTTAGCAGCATTTCTGTCCGCATATCTTGAAAGCTGTCTGTTGGTGGAACAGGGAAGTAACCTTCTTTGAAGCGGGTTTTATAACCGAGGTTAGGGCTTTCCTCTCTACCAGTGTTCCAACGACCTTCTACGGAATCTACGTAGTAGTAACCTGAGTTGGCGGTTTGGTCGTAGCGGACATCATCAAAGATGAAAAATTCAGCTTCAGGACCAAAGAAAGCTGTATCACCAAGTCCGGTAGAAGCGAGATAATCTATTGCTTTTTGAGCAATAACACGGGGGCAACGATTATACCATTCGCCTGTACGGGGTTCTTTAATACTACAAATGATACTTAGAGTTGGCTCTTTCATGAATGGGTCGATCCAAGCGGTGTTGGGATCGAGTACCATTGTCATGTCAGATTCTTCGATACCTTTCCAGCCCCGAATACTAGAACCGTCGAAAGGCACACCATCAGAGAATGAACTTTCATCAATTTGATCCTGGTACATGGTCAAATGTTGCCAAGTCCCTGGTGTATCGATGAATTTCAGATCAATCATCTGAATGTTTTTGTCTTGAATCATCTTCAAGACTTCTTTTGGTGTTGTCATTGTTACTCCTTCTGTACCCAATTTCCTAAAGTAAAACGAAAATCTGCCAAAGCATCTTCAGCCTGCTATGCTAACCCAAGTTGTGACACACCACCTGGAATATCGTAAATACTTGACTTGAGGTGATTTTGTAGTGTTTGTTACAGATGATCCCGATTACAGGTTATATTAACCTTTCTTCATCATCTGCACAAAACTGGAAATATCATCTCATGGGGGTCAACTTTGGCATAGAATCCTTAAATAGCGGATGGATCGTTTTTGTGCCGCATCTATTGTTTATGGCACAAAAGTTTACTGGTGCATAATAGCTGCCAAATAAATATCAAACCATAGATAGTTAATGATTGGGAGAAAAAAGAATGCGCGATGCAGTTACAACTTTAATTAAGAATTATGACGTAACCGGTCGTTATTTTGACCGGAATGCAATTGACAGCCTCAAGTCTTACTTTGAAACCGGTACAGCAAGAGTACAAGCGGCAGCTGCAATTAATTCTAATGCAGCGGCTATTGTTAAACAGGCTGGTGCTAAGTTATTTGAAGACTTACCAGAATTGATTCGTCCTGGTGGAAATGCCTATACAACTCGTAGATTTGCGGCTTGTTTACGGGATATGGATTATTACCTGCGCTATGCTACTTATGCCTTAGTTGCTGGCAATATGAATGTGTTGGATGAACGTGTGTTGCAAGGACTCCGGGAAACCTACAATTCTTTGGGTGTACCTATTGGTTCAACAGTTCAGGGCATCCAGATTATGAAAGATATCGTCAAGGCACAAGTTACAGCTGCGGGTGTGGCTAATACTGCTTTTGTGGATGAGCCTTTTGACTATATCACTCGTGAATTGAGTGAGATTGATGTTTAATATCTAAATTTTGGCGATTAGAAATCGCAGCTACACAATCAAAGTCCGTTTGCGCGGACTCAGTAGACATCGCACTTTGGCTTTTTGGCAAGGTGCGTTTACTTTTTTTAATATAAAAAATGTTTATTGATGCACAAATGTATTTAGTAGTATAAAATTTAAGACACACAGATACTTTTATACAAATCTTGATATGTTTATTCTTGATGATGTCATCGGAACATTAGTTGGAAAAGCAACAGATAAAGTCTTAGATAAACTAGATCACAGTGAAACTAGATTAAAGATTTTAGATAAATTTGGCTTGAAACCAGATGAACCACCTAATGATTTTGATGGAGTTTATGTCTATACTTTAATTGAGTATGGTGTAGGTAAACCAAAAGTTATTTTACAGTTATTTAAAGAAAAAGAAATTAAAGAAGAATTTCAGCAAGCATTTAGTCAAAATAAAAGTTTTAATAGTCAAACATTAGATGGCTTTATTCAAAGTTCTGATATTGGCGATAAAATCACAGACCAAAATATTGATTATCGTCGAGAATTGGCTGAATTTGCTAGATTATTCCTTGAAATTGCCAAACGATCTAGAACAGCAACGGAAATTTTACAAGACCATAAATTAGATAGTTTACAAAATAGTTTAAATCAAGTTCGGGAACAAATCAATCAACTGAGTTTACCAGAAATTCAAAAACAAATTGCTCAATTAGTACAAAGTCAACAGCAATTATTACCACCTGGAGAAATTGTCAGAGAAACAGCATTATCTAAACAATTAAAAAAATGGTTTGAAACACTGGGGTATAAATTTGAAACTTACAAAATCTTGGAAAAAGAATATTTTGAATGGATTATTAATATTCCTAAACGGCGAGGATATGATCGCATTTTGATTCACGGAGTTGAAGCAGAAGCGGGAATTAATGATATTAATGCAGTCAAACAAGCTGTAGAAACTCACAAGACTGATGAAGGTTGGATTGTCGCACCACGTCGAGTTAGTAAATTAGCCAGAGAAGAAGTTAAAAAATCTGAAAATGAACAGATTTTTTGTTATACCTTTGATGAATTAATCGAAGTCGATGCTGATTTTACTGGTTATTTTGAGTGGTTAGAAAATGAAGTTAAAAGCAGAGGAATTGATAAATATTATGTTCCCTTAGCTTGTACCAAAGAAGAAATTAACCCTAGAACTAAGCAGCGAATTGGCGTTAGTCATTATGGTCAAGAAGATGGTTGGATTGAGCGTTATATTAATGAATGGTTGGCTGACCCAGTAAAAGAACATTTATCCGTTTTAGGGGAATTTGGTACAGGTAAAACTTGGTTTGCTTTCCATTATGCTTGGTTGGCTTTACAAAAATATCGTCAAGCGAAAGCAGAAGGTTTACCTATTCCGCGAATTCCTTTAGTCATTCCTTTAAGAGATTATGCCAAAGCGGTGAGTATTGAATCTCTATTTTCTGAGTTCTTTTTTCGTAAACATAATATTGGTTTATCGGGATATTCTGCCTTTGAACAACTCAACCGCATGGGGAAATTGTTATTAATTTTTGATGGCTTTGATGAAATGGCTGCACGGGTAGACCGTCAAGCGATGATTAATAATTTCTGGGAATTAGCAAAAGTAGTTGGAACAGCAGGAACAAAGGCAATTTTAACTTGTCGGACTGAACATTTTCCAGAAGCGTTAGAAGGACGCACACTTTTAAATGCCGAATTACAAGCTTCTACTAAAAATTTAACTGGAGAAACGCCACAATTTGAAGTTTTAGAATTAGAAAAACTTGATGATGAACAAATTAAAAAAGTACTTGAGTTTAAAGCTAAACCAGAAACCGTTGCTAGTGTAATTAACAATCAACAATTATTAGACTTAGCACGTCGTCCGGTGATGATTGATTTAATTATGGAAGCATTACCGGATATTGAAGCTGGTAAGCCTGTGGATATTTCCCGTGTTTATCTCTATGCAGTGCGCCAAAAAATGGAACGGGATATTAAATCGGCACGCACTTTTACCTCAATAGCAGATAAATTATATTTCCTGTGTGAACTTTCCTGGGAAATGCTATCAACTGATAGGATGACTTTGAATTATAAAGAATTTCCAGATTTGATTCGTAGTTATTTTGGTGAAACGGTACAGGAACAAAAAGATTTAGACCATTGGCATCATGACATGATGGGGCAAACAATGTTAATTAGAAATGCTGATGGCGATTATTATCCTGCCCATCGGTCATTATTGGAGTTTTTTGTATCCTATAAATTGGGACGAGAATTAGGGATTTTAGCAGCAGATTTTCAGGATGTTGTGGAGGTTCTTCCCTACGACCAAGGAACAACAGATTTAAGTCAAACTTTCGGAAAAACTCTATTAGCCAAAGCTGTGTTAGATTTGATGTTTCCCATGTTGTCAACAACAGCAGATCAACGGTTATTAGCAGAGGTCAAAGCCACGAAAGGTAAAACAGAAATTGAAGCCGGTTTCAGTGGTAGTAATGCGGTGCAGTTGCTACTCAAAGATAGTCGGCTGGCTTTAGAAAAACAGGATTTGAGTGAGACAGTTATACCTGGTGTGAATTTTGGTTTGGCTAGTTTGTATAATGTCAACCTGACTGGGGCAAATTTAACAGAGACTTTTTTTGCTAAGGCATTAGGATCAGTTTATTCCCTTGCTTTTAGTCCAGATGGAAAATACCTGGTTACAGGAGATAGTGACGGTAGAGTTCAAATTTGGAATGCTCTAACAGGACGGGAAATATTGGCACTTTTAGGTCATAGCGATTGGGTTTACTCAGTAGCCTGGAGTGGAGATGGTCTAAGCTTGGCTAGTGGTAGTTTTGATAATACGGTAAAACTGTGGGATGTGCAGTCTGGGGACTGTGTGCAAACCTTAGAAGGTCATGGCAGTGGGGTTAGGTCAGTAGCCTGGAGTGGAGATGATCAGACCTTGGCTAGCGGTAGTGATGATCATACGGTAAAACTGTGGGATGTGCAGACTGGGGAATGTTTGCGGACTTTACAGGGTCATAGCGATTGGGTTTACTCAGTAGCCTGGAGTGGAGATGATCAGACCTTGGCTAGTGGTAGTGTTGATACAACAGTAAAACTGTGGGATGTGCAGACTGGTTACTGTGTCGGGACTCTACAGGGTCATAGCGGTGCGGTTTGGTCAGTAGCCTGGAATGGAGATGGTCTGACCTTGGCTAGTAGTAGTGGTGATAATACGGTAAAACTGTGGGATGTGCAGTCTGGGGACTGTGTGCGGACTTTAGAGGGTCATAGCAGTGAGGTTATATCAGTAGTCTGGAGTGGAGATGGTCTAACCTTGGCTAGCGGTAGTGATGATCATACGGTAAAACTGTGGGATGTGCAAACTGGGGACTGTTTGCGGACTTTACAGGGTCATAGCAGTGGGGTTATATCAGTAGTCTGGAGTGGAGATGGTCTAACCTTGGCTAGTGGTAGTTATGATCAAACGGTGAAACTGTGGGATGTCCAGACTGCGGACTGTTTGCGGACTTTAGAGGGTCATAGCAGT contains the following coding sequences:
- a CDS encoding HindVP family restriction endonuclease, producing MQPDNLQVGLFGLIHSNRDFSQRESWGKNQFNNSFPVSLACYMHEKGLKLNYLTLDKQLKIQHQEIDTSQILGICPLSPNLFFSFESDYVPYRKIVVGKLPRVDLVTHDLNKDNACLRSIEIKLTALPDNSTYRLPDNQYGCEIVTRPDTIVYLALSIAHEFENSRDKLLSYLQPICSQIQDWHSISHILPFIPQIVDCLDNLISDNIEMQSPLVMQPIWKTVGKTSKLYQNCLDIFVWSNFGFTRLFFDITKRLAKSEESIQRPMRSVVWLAKMLYEFALIGKINHKLIIDTLTYNTKNDKAFALSGSNTRPYMTCDNLIQPRITKEEINNIILGGGQNFLSPERRFDAIILSNPEIFDNRLKDI
- a CDS encoding FAD-dependent oxidoreductase translates to MLNQTYTTDVLVVGGGTGGTAAAIQAARRGAKTILVSEFSWLGGMLTAAGVSVPDGNELEAFQTGLWGAFIQELRQRQPGGLDNSWVSFFSYEPRIGAEIFADWVKELPNLQWISDKVPLEVLRQGDCITGVRFADFTVNAKIILDGTELGDLLALGEVPYRWGWELKSQWGEPSAPESCNSLTEKYPIQAPTWVVVMQDFGESIAPETAPAPNYDPSLFIGAWDDYGVERFLNYGRLPRGQFMINWPICGNDYGQKANRLIKSDSDRREFAQECFWHSQNFAHFIQTQLGRRYGLAEGVFPSFSPAFALHPYYRESRRLEGLFTLCEQDILPLAGGRVAAKFDDTVAIGNYANDHHYPGDKFSLQPKSIRWGGRWTGTPFTIPYRCLIPVTTDGLLVCEKNISVSHIANGATRLQPVVMSIGQAAGMAAALCCELECQPRDLPVRTLQAALLTDERLPSALRSAQSPAAIVPLFNLSTNHPDWLDWQIHYLDNPEAYPISGNCPRLLVNPYDYLNLDCFIGIFNRLEQQRYTFTITNSTEFSPKIWQIVTLKSHIDEQLQALPPQEKLTIWGRTNSSGNWLLVEYIDEVSN
- the patX gene encoding heterocyst-inhibiting protein PatX, producing MRAAISLLVSSLVFGSLAFNCEAVLTRLSYLLIATSGSQQLLADKPKTSPNQPETPAPHRGSGRKESMGYSRNIYSVV
- the glnA gene encoding type I glutamate--ammonia ligase, which codes for MTTPKEVLKMIQDKNIQMIDLKFIDTPGTWQHLTMYQDQIDESSFSDGVPFDGSSIRGWKGIEESDMTMVLDPNTAWIDPFMKEPTLSIICSIKEPRTGEWYNRCPRVIAQKAIDYLASTGLGDTAFFGPEAEFFIFDDVRYDQTANSGYYYVDSVEGRWNTGREESPNLGYKTRFKEGYFPVPPTDSFQDMRTEMLLTMKDCGVPIEKQHHEVATGGQCELGFRFGKLIEAADWLMTYKYVIKNVARKYGKTVTFMPKPIFGDNGSGMHCHQSIWKGGQPLFAGDKYAGMSEMGLYYIGGILKHAPALLAITNPTTNSYKRLVPGYEAPVNLAYSQGNRSASVRIPLSGDNPKAKRLEFRCPDATSNPYLAFAAMLCAGIDGIKNKIHPGEPLDKNIYELSPEELAKIPSTPGSLELALEALENDHAFLTDTGVFSEDFIQNWIDYKLANEVKQMQLRPHPYEFFLYYDC
- the apcB gene encoding allophycocyanin subunit beta gives rise to the protein MRDAVTTLIKNYDVTGRYFDRNAIDSLKSYFETGTARVQAAAAINSNAAAIVKQAGAKLFEDLPELIRPGGNAYTTRRFAACLRDMDYYLRYATYALVAGNMNVLDERVLQGLRETYNSLGVPIGSTVQGIQIMKDIVKAQVTAAGVANTAFVDEPFDYITRELSEIDV